The segment tataaatcatttatatatattcagccgatgaaggacttctagtccgaaacgtcctgataattgatttgtaatcaattattctacctttttaagtacctgaaatatccttttcttttttcttattgatcattttggtacacagcagttttcctttttctcaaactatatatatatatatatatatatatatatatatatatatatatatatatatataatcatgcaATGTATATATCCATGTATTGTATAACTGCTTTGCAaaacctgctattgtaagtcatgccaataaagcaccattgaatttaACTGAATTGAGAGGGGTGAGAgaataaaataattccaaacaattactatacatccagaaataaaacacacacacactatacacacacacacacacactatatatatacacacacacacacacacacacacacacactatatatacacacacacactatatatatatatatacacacacatacacactggtttgcagaagtattcaccccctacaaagttttcacattttgttaccACCTGAGCGTACTTTCAAATtggactttacatgtagaatctacacaaactactccacattgataaagttagaaaaatgcatatagaatataaataaataagatttacagagaaaaacagattaatctcagttgcataagtattcaaaccctttgctactgcagccctaaatcagctcaggtcacaaaattagtgaaatggtttcagcctgtgtgtactcaaagtggtttaacttgtagataatttccctcaggtatataaagactttcaaactgcaactcacatagtgatccaacaaagcaaccatgaagaccaaggagctttcaaaacaagtcagggataaagtggtagagaggcatagagcaggagaagggtacaagaaaatttcaaaggcgctgattatccctctcagcagaGTGAGgtccatcattaagaaatggaaggtgcatcataccacccagacactacccagatcaggtcgccctcccaaactgagcagccgggcaagcaggaaactggttcgggatgtcactatgtagccaacaatgaccttgagagatctgcaaagttctgtgtctgagatgggagtcagtgttcacacatcaacgataagccggtccctacacaaagctaccctgtatggacgggtggcaagaaagtaGCCATTACTCataaagcctcatcttaaagcaagtatggagtttgcgaaaaagcatgtaaggttttgtggtcagaccaGACAAAAATTGAAcgtttcggtctaaattccaagcattatgtctggcgcaagcccaacactgcacttcacccagtcaacaccatcccaactgtcaagcatggtggtggcagcatcatgttatggggatgcttctcttcagcagggactgggaagcttgtcaggatagaggggagaatggatggtgcaaagcaCAGGCGactccttgaggaaaacctgtttgagtcagccaaaaCTCTTAagctggggaggaaattcacatttcagcagggcaatgacctgaagcacaaagtCAAAGCCACACCAgtgtggttgaacaagaagagaattaatgttcttgagtggcccagtcaaagtcctgtctgaatccaatcgaaaatttatggcgagacttgaagattgcagtccatcgacgatccccaacaaacttatcagaactggagcaattttcccatgaagaatggcaaaaatgtcaccatcctactgtgcaaagctagtagagacctatccaaaaagactcatagcagtaattgctgcaaaaggtgcttctaccatgTACTGACTtcaggggctgaatacttatgcaaccagtaaatttcattttgtacattttctttgcaagtttgcTGACATTTAACTCCCTCCTcctataacagtgttcagtttaaccattacagctttggataaaaaaaaagttattttgaaaaactgtgcatacattatttgtaattcaacaaaatatgaaattttTGCAGGGGTGTTAATGCTTCTGCAAACCActctgtgtgggtgggtgtgtgggtgtgtgtgggtgtgtgtgtgggggggggggggtgcgtgtgtgcgtgtgtgtgcgtgtgtgggtgtgtgtatatttatatatagctgtaaacaactttcttttttctttagtacAGGACAATAAGGACATCTAGTGGCAAGTGTTGGTACAGCACCCTTGTGTACACACAGGCAGGGAATAACCCTTTACTCCGTGCTGGGGGCTGAGTGTAGGTCTACAACAGGAACTGTATTCATTCTCAGTTCTTATTTTCACAAGAACAGACCTCTGTAAAAAGCTGTTTATACCTCTTGTCGTTATTTGTTTTACCTAAAAGACACCTAAACTGTCTGTGAGCTCACTGACGAAGTAAACATGAGACATGATTCAGTCACGAGAGGAGCTCTATAACGACTACAACACAGAAGTGGTGGAGAATACAACAGGGTATCTGCAGCTGAATTATTTTCTGCGCAAAATTAAAGTTAGAAACGAAGCGCAAATCGCTTAAGTAGCTGACCGGTTACTCATAAACAATAAACATACCCCTGTCACACTCGAATACGACCCGTCCAAATGTTACGTGTACTGTTACATTATAACGACAAATAAACAAGAAGCCATACAGAACGATGACAAAATTAAAGTTCCGCCTCTTCATCCTGTCCCTCTTCCGCGCTTTAATTAAAAACTGACTAAATGCCACTGTATTATCTTACTGTTGCTTCTGGCTTCCCTACGTAGCTTTCCTTTTTTGCTTGTGATTGGCCCATTCTTCTTCCAGACTTGTCCTACGCAACGAGAAGTGAAGACAGATTGGGTTACACTTTGGAACAATGATCCTCTTTGTTATATACACAGTAAATAACAAAGCCTTGTACGGCTACTTCTTACATCATACGTGTTCATCCTTGTCTGCTCTCTCACAGTCCCCTCCCAGCACACTGTAATATCCTGGTCCCTGCGCGGCAGGGAGTATACATTTAAGAAACTTGCTATTTCAGCTCACCCTTTGAACCCGTAGACGGCGCACGGAAGGATCGTTTTGACGATCTCACTGTGAGCTCGGCAGCGTCGCTCCACACCGAGAAAGAAGCTCACATGGTTTGCGCGGTTTCACTTTCTGTTAGTTTTGTAACCTCTGTGATTAAAAAGGACAGCATCGTTAACTGGAATGcatctggggtggggtggggtataTTTTACAATCACGCAGCTACAGGCCAGTCACTAGTGCAAACTTTAACTTCAAAGAAATACAGAATTCTTCATAACGCAGCAACATCAAACAACATACAAATCAGGAAATGAGAGCTCTGTGCACATTTGTACCCTCTATAGAAGTGAAGTGAAATGAGTCTGTTTCACTCTGAGATATGCAGCCCTCCTTCATATATCACACaatgtcacacaatgagtcagtgactgagaaGGGATTTGAACcatggacctcctggttacaagcccgtttctttaaccactggaccacacagccttagttcttaaaaaggtgtattACAAAGTGTGGatgacaaaatttgagaaaatgtccccacaaagagtaactcctgaaaaaacaacattgtggGAACATTTTCTCAAATTCTGTCTGCACATTTATAGTAATACCTGCctacacttacacacacacacacacacatacctgcctacacttacacacacacacacacagcatgtgatTATCTAGAGGTTTCTAATTCAATACGAGTACCTGTGAGAACTGGAGGGGATTTCTATGTGCATGATGCCCCCTGCCCCAGCCCGCAGTGCATTGCAATAGTATGTGAGAGACCAGACCCAGACCAGGAAGAGGCACAAGCAGCTCCAGAGAGATCCAGGGCTAGTCCTGGCAGTGTGACCCAGGGGGCCTTGCTGATGTGAGTGTGCAACCCACTCTGTCCCTTTAAGAGAAACACTGCAGAGAACCTGCGGAGACTGCACTGTCTGCAATCCCAGCTCtgcagtgagagagggagggaggaatgGAGGGTGGGCGTAGCCAGTGCCCTCTCATAACACAGACCGTCGATGCACTTCCAGAGCACTAGCAAACAGGTCAGTCTCGCTGTGTCACTGCTGTGTGGTTGCTTTTTGCTTCAGTGTTTACTGAGGGCTGGAGATCCGGGTTCAAACCCCAAAGGGTGAGTACACTGAGCCACTGGAACTGGAATGGTGGGGCCTCTAAACTGGGAAGAAGTTGCTGGGAATCAAAGATTgagtttagattttgtttttggtGTCTGTAAGAGTGATGGTTCTGTTTCTGCTACAGGTCAAGTTCTCTCACTTcaataatctttatttaaaaacccagCACTTCAAGcagcagctgtgtctgtgtgtttgtgctcTGCAGGGCAGTCTGAGGGGTGAGCAGGGAGGGATCATGTGTGGTCATGCAGTCTGAGGGGTGAGCAGGGAGGGATCATGTGTGGTAATGCAATCTGAGGGGTGAGCAGGGAGGGATCATGTGTGGTAACGCAGTGTTGTGGACACAGCCTCTCTGGTCAGTGTTATGATCTGTAGATTTCAATGCTACAGTAATAAGCAGTCCCTGTGGATCTAGTTTTAACCCTTCGGTTACTGGCAGGTTCCTGCGTGAGGATGTCTGAGCTCAGCGAGGAGATGGTTGCAGAGCTGCTGTCTCTGGAGAAGAGGAATCTCATTAAGAACCCCCATGGAGCAGGTCTGCACCCCCAGCTCCCCTGCTTGTGCTTTTATTCAATGATGCATCGCAGGCCTGTGGTGACTGCTTGCTGTGATTCAGCTTTAGTTTTGATGTTCATTTGGTGCAGTTCCCTCGCTACCCAGTAGTCCCTGCTGTTCCCTCTTCCGTATTCTTTCACAATGCAGTACCTTCAGCCTGCTTTCCTGTGCTTCTGTCTACATGCCTCAGTCATTGTGatcagtgtgcagtagtggttagggctctggactcttgaccggcgggtcgtgggttcaatccccggtgggagatactgctgttgtaccctcgagcaaggtactttacctagattgttccagtaaaaaatcaaacattataaatgggtaattgtatgtaaaaacaattgtaagtcgccctggataagtgcgtctgctaagaaataaataataaaggcttgcagtggtgatgtcacggaccagaaacaggaaccaaaacaaggaatggtggtggtgaaactgagcgctcagctattttattaaataataaaacaaacaaaagatttaaacaaacaacaaaaccaaaaggtGCGTTGGCcagacaaataaacaaataagtcttGTGGCACGCTTAGCTGTGGTTTCTATTTAATTTCTCTCCTCGTTCGCTCtaccgtactctcctctgtacactctccccgagggtagagaactgcaggtttatatacagtgaccatctccctattagcaacaattaatcaatgaattaactcgggagatggtcactgtctgcacaagtttaataaggatacgtgactgtcagctagctaaataaatcactagctgatcagtcgcGCAtcttcacaaggtttttaaaatacaaaaacaataacaaatacgcagcgcttttatctgcgccgcaaacaataatacaaacaataataaacagtgcacatatatatatatatatatatatatatatatatatatatatatatatatatatatatatataggggcgggacactccgccacagtcatGCTGCGCTGTTTGTGTTGTCTTTTACTTTGCTTTTTACTGCACGTGTTTCTCCACACTGTGAGATTTGTAAAGCCCGGAACAGCAGTGTGAGGGCTGCGAGATATCTATAAAGAGGgatatccctctctctctttctctcctcagcccctccccctccccctcagagCAGTTTGAGGGCTGGGGTATTGATATACAGTTgaattgactctctctctctctcactccctcacaGAGCAGTTTGAAGGCTGGGAGATCACAGAGAATGGTGGCAGTCAGTGGCGTGTGGAGGAGCTCCCAGGGGATTGTGGGAAGGAATTCCCAGATGAGACGGTCCAGAGCTACTTTGCTACGTCCTTTGAGTACGAGCGAGTTCCTTACTCTCAGCTCCCTACTCTCTACTCCTAGCTCCCTCCTCCCAACTCCCTACTCCCAGCTCTCCGCCCCCTACTGGGCCCCCAAATCTCTACTCCTTGCTTCATACACCCTCCTCCCAGTTAATCAAATAGTAATGTACCCTTGGGGAGCCTCCTCATACCCAGCCCCTTGTGCAGGCCCTTCTGTCTCTCCATCGTCAGAGACTCCTAACTGCCCCTCTGTGCTCTATAGGCTGTGTCTAAAGAAGCAGGTGCTGGACCTGCGAGCTGAGGGCTACTCTGAGGAGCTGCTGGACACAGTGCAGCCCAAGATCACGGTGCAAGACTGGTGAGAATGTGTCTTAACCTCTCCTCTTTCCCTGCCTCCTtcactgccctctcctctctcctgggtgagtcactgccctctcctctctcctgggtgagtcactgccctctcctttctccctgcctccctcactgccctctcttctctcctgggtgagtcactgccctctcctctctcctggggGAGTCACTGCCCTCGCCTCCCTCTCTGTACTGTGCAGGTATGCAGGGCGCTCAGACTGCGGCTGCACTTAccagctgtgtgtgtctctgctcaaCGAGAGCCAGGAGACGGTCCAGGAGTTCAAACCAGACCTTGTGAGCTTGGAGCCAGAGAACTCGGACTGCAGCTGGAGCCAggtcagcagtgtgtgtgtgtgtgtgtcagtgtgtgtgtcagtgtcagtgtgtatgtgtgtgtgtgtgtgtgtcagtgtgtgtacatgtcagtgtgtgtatatgtgtgtgtcagtgtcaaatgtgtgtgtgtcagtgtcagtgtgtgtgtgtgtgtttgtctctgtgtgtgtgtatctgtgtgtatcagtgtgtgtgtgtcagtgtcagtgtgtgtgtgtgtcagtgtgtgtgtgtgtgtcagcatcagtgtgtgtgtatcagtgtgtgtgtgtgtgtcagtgtgtgtgtgtcagtgtgtgtgtgtcagtgtgtgtgtcagtgtgt is part of the Acipenser ruthenus chromosome 27, fAciRut3.2 maternal haplotype, whole genome shotgun sequence genome and harbors:
- the LOC117968644 gene encoding F-box only protein 2-like; this encodes MSELSEEMVAELLSLEKRNLIKNPHGAEQFEGWEITENGGSQWRVEELPGDCGKEFPDETVQSYFATSFELCLKKQVLDLRAEGYSEELLDTVQPKITVQDWYAGRSDCGCTYQLCVSLLNESQETVQEFKPDLVSLEPENSDCSWSQVTHTFEGYGPGVHFVSFEHGGQDSKYWDGWFGVRVTNSSVEVQP